The Niastella koreensis GR20-10 genome includes a window with the following:
- a CDS encoding alpha/beta hydrolase family protein — protein sequence MKLFYLFLIIFGFTSKSQAQNSKSSQPSKPPIDTSLFRNWTYIGAPSVTNNGQFFLYSTSNQSGSTIKLILKSKNDSWERQFTGVSNAVFSTDSRKALFINSGDSLCIYTLGGDGVEYMSNIKNFRLLTLQKVQWVACELKAPEKCLLLRDLTSEDILKFSNISRYFLVGGRLITIKSSHKGEDSVVDSLCIMRSPGNEQTLLWEGKGISNLIYSWNERLIAFIGKSDKNYRPTSSIWNIDLQTGVVKEVPIDNTDKIENKFTIVGLRALSYDGTRLFITLKDTTDFGVVKDPIMVDVWNYKDPKLQSLQFNELKVKGKAETIDAVVDLENGKITTLNGKNEEIRLYLNKKNDNLAIITKTGGGDISEYNWNQESVPSFYLVDTRTGIRKRVPLNYPSVSPNGKFLVGSNSSIPYLVNNLLSYNIETGKVCNLTKSFSTPMNESEVFGSLLLKHRNIQILRWFENGNKVLVKDKYDLWCLDITGKSKPFNVTNEFGRKNQISFNLSDDYYNEFLGEDDGEIIISGFNEKNKMNGFYKVSLTKLQNPVLLTDGPYVYCASQYNMGKRVIKSKDSNVYVVRRESATESPNYFWTFDFKHFVPITEIHPERQYNWMKAKLVFFTTLAGRKETGILYTPENFDPQKKYPVIIHYYEKMSNRLNQFLIPDATYAHINIPWFVSNGYIVFTPDIHFVAGKTGENAYNSVVGAAKYLTKFPWVDAKHLGIQGHSFGGYETNYIVTHTNIFAAAMSSSGMSDDISDYLSITEDGYNKMSFYEINQNRIGATLWENPDLYIKSSPIFYADKIETPLLMMNNKKDGIVNFEQGTELFTALRRLGKRVWMLQYDNGVHTLYPYPWGGRESIQHTIRITQFFDHYLKGTAPPKWMTRGIPAKLKGIDDGLELDNEIKTPGKGLLMNP from the coding sequence ATGAAATTATTTTATTTGTTTTTAATTATATTCGGATTTACTAGTAAAAGCCAGGCTCAAAACTCTAAATCATCTCAACCATCAAAGCCTCCTATCGACACATCCTTGTTTCGCAATTGGACATATATCGGCGCACCATCTGTCACAAACAATGGACAATTTTTTCTTTATTCGACGTCAAACCAATCTGGCTCGACTATCAAGTTAATTCTTAAATCAAAAAATGACTCATGGGAAAGACAATTTACTGGTGTTTCCAATGCTGTATTCTCTACTGATAGTCGCAAAGCCTTATTTATTAATTCTGGGGATAGTTTATGTATTTATACTTTGGGCGGAGACGGTGTGGAGTATATGTCAAATATCAAGAATTTCAGACTGCTTACATTGCAAAAAGTCCAATGGGTCGCATGTGAACTGAAAGCGCCTGAAAAATGTTTGTTATTACGCGATTTGACATCGGAGGATATTTTAAAATTTTCCAATATTTCAAGATATTTTTTGGTCGGCGGAAGATTAATAACTATCAAGTCGTCGCATAAAGGAGAGGATTCTGTTGTAGATTCATTGTGTATAATGAGGTCACCTGGAAATGAGCAAACGTTACTTTGGGAAGGAAAGGGAATTAGCAATCTTATTTATAGTTGGAACGAGCGGTTGATTGCATTTATAGGCAAAAGTGATAAAAATTATAGGCCAACATCTTCTATCTGGAATATAGATTTGCAAACCGGTGTAGTCAAAGAGGTTCCTATTGATAATACCGATAAAATTGAAAATAAGTTTACAATAGTAGGACTCCGGGCGTTAAGTTATGACGGTACGAGATTATTTATAACCTTAAAAGACACAACGGATTTTGGTGTTGTTAAAGATCCTATCATGGTAGATGTTTGGAATTATAAAGATCCAAAATTGCAATCTCTACAGTTCAATGAATTAAAAGTCAAAGGAAAAGCAGAAACTATTGATGCGGTGGTTGATCTCGAAAATGGAAAAATAACAACCTTAAATGGAAAAAATGAAGAAATTCGTTTGTATTTAAACAAAAAAAATGATAACCTGGCGATAATTACCAAGACTGGTGGGGGAGATATAAGCGAATACAACTGGAATCAGGAATCGGTTCCATCATTTTATCTTGTTGATACCCGAACAGGTATTAGGAAGAGAGTGCCTTTAAATTATCCAAGTGTATCTCCTAATGGTAAATTTTTAGTTGGTTCTAATTCTTCGATTCCATATTTGGTAAATAATTTACTAAGCTATAATATTGAAACCGGCAAGGTATGCAATCTTACTAAATCGTTTTCCACTCCAATGAATGAGAGTGAAGTGTTTGGCTCACTATTACTCAAGCACAGGAATATTCAAATTCTCCGATGGTTTGAGAACGGAAATAAAGTTTTAGTTAAAGATAAATATGATCTATGGTGCTTAGATATCACTGGGAAATCTAAGCCATTTAACGTGACCAACGAGTTTGGCCGAAAAAATCAAATCTCATTTAACCTGAGCGATGATTATTATAATGAGTTCCTGGGAGAGGATGATGGTGAAATTATAATCTCGGGGTTTAATGAAAAAAATAAAATGAATGGTTTTTATAAGGTGTCGTTAACTAAATTGCAAAATCCAGTATTGTTGACTGATGGTCCATATGTTTATTGCGCTAGCCAATATAATATGGGAAAACGTGTTATAAAATCAAAGGATTCTAATGTTTATGTCGTTAGGCGTGAAAGTGCTACAGAATCGCCAAATTATTTCTGGACATTTGATTTTAAGCACTTTGTACCCATAACAGAAATACATCCTGAGAGGCAATATAATTGGATGAAGGCGAAACTTGTCTTTTTTACGACTTTAGCTGGTCGTAAAGAAACCGGCATATTGTATACGCCTGAAAATTTTGACCCGCAAAAGAAGTATCCAGTAATAATTCATTATTATGAAAAGATGTCGAATCGACTAAATCAATTTTTAATCCCAGATGCAACCTACGCCCATATCAATATCCCATGGTTTGTCAGTAATGGTTATATTGTATTTACTCCTGACATACATTTTGTTGCTGGGAAAACTGGTGAAAATGCATACAATTCTGTTGTCGGCGCAGCAAAATACTTAACTAAATTTCCATGGGTTGATGCAAAGCATCTGGGAATTCAGGGACACAGTTTTGGCGGATATGAGACTAACTATATTGTTACTCACACCAATATTTTTGCGGCTGCAATGTCTTCCTCAGGCATGTCTGATGATATTAGCGACTATTTATCTATTACTGAAGATGGTTACAATAAAATGTCTTTTTATGAAATTAATCAAAATAGAATAGGAGCAACGCTATGGGAGAACCCTGATCTTTATATAAAAAGTTCTCCTATTTTTTACGCTGACAAAATTGAAACACCACTTTTAATGATGAATAATAAAAAAGATGGAATTGTAAATTTCGAGCAAGGGACTGAGCTTTTTACTGCCTTAAGACGTCTTGGTAAGAGAGTTTGGATGTTACAATATGATAATGGAGTGCATACCCTTTATCCTTATCCTTGGGGGGGCCGGGAGTCGATTCAACACACCATTCGTATTACTCAGTTCTTTGACCATTATTTAAAGGGTACAGCTCCCCCAAAGTGGA